In Haloarcula rubripromontorii, the sequence CACCCAGCCGCATCGACCGGCAGTGGTAACACCGCATGTCGTCGTTCTGGATGAACTCCTCGCTGTCGAGTTCGGAGAACTCCACGATCTCGTGGCGGATGCCGATCTCCTCGGCGACGCGGGTGGCGTCCGTCAACTCGGCAGCGGGCAGCGTCTCGGACTTGGCGGTACAGGCGATGGCGTCGTCGCCGAGGGCATCGTGGGCCAGCGCGGCGACGACACTCGAATCGACACCACCGGAGAAGGCGATGAGCACGCCGTCTCGCGACTTGAGGTCTTCGCGGGCGGCCGCTAGCTTCTCCGAAACAGCAGACATGGAACGTCTTTCTCGGTGGAGCGCAAAAACGCCTTCGCGTTCGGTGTTCGACTGACTGAGCCGGGGCGGTTGACCGCTCCGCTGCTTCCGGAGCCGCTGGCAACGGGTTTTTTCTCGCTGGCGTCGAATGGGCGGGCAGATGGAGCTCGAATCGGTTCCGGGCGTCGGGGCGAAAACAGCCGCGGCGCTCCGGGAATTAGACGACCCGGAGGCGGCACTCCGGGACGGCGACGTGGCGTCGCTCGCACGCGCACCGGGCATCAGCGAGGGCCGGGCCGCCCGCATCGCTCGCGGCGCGATTCGGGCCGAACACGACGACCCCGGTGGGTTCGCCGCGACGAAACGCGCCCGGGAAATCCACGAGGACGCGCTGGCGCTGCTGACCGACCGGACGGTGACTGACTACGCCGCGAAGCGACTGGCGACGATCTATCCCAGCGGCGTCCGGAGCCGTATCGAGGAGGTCCGTGCCTTCGCCGAGGCGGCGATGGAGCGAGAACCCGACGCAGCGGTTCTGGACGCCCTGTCGGCCGTCGAACCGCTGGCCGAACCCGGCGACGTGCAGGTGCGGGACCGGTGTCTGGCGACCCGCGACGCCGAGCGCTACGCCGACGCGCAGGCCGCGATTCCGGAGGTCAGCGTCGAGGTCGTCGACGACGCCCGTCAGCTGGCCGAGCTTGCCCGGTCGTACTCGACCGTCGTCGCGCTCGACGAAGCCTTCGCCGGCGTCGACATCGAGGGCGACGTGCGGGTGGAACCGGACGCGCTCGAAGAGCCCGCGTCCGTCGTCCCCGAACGCGTGCTCACTTTCTTCGCCCGCAATCGCGACCGGATACGGGCCGCCGCAGAGGTCCACCGCGTTGCCGACCTCGATGCGCCGTGTGACCTGGACACGCTCCTGTCGGCGCTGGACCAACTCGACGAGGACGGGAGCGTCAGCGGTGACGAGGAGCTTGACCGGCTCGCCACCGCCGTCGACGACCTCGACGCAGCGGTGTCAACCGCCGAGAGCGTCGCCAACGACCACCTTAGGGAAGCTATCGAAGAGCAGGACGTGACCATCGAGGGGACGGACCTGCTGTCGCTGGTCGAGCGGGGCGCGGGCGTGGACTCGCTCCTGCAGCGCGAACTGGCCGACGAGTACGCCGCGGCTGTCGAGAAGGCCCGCGACCACCTCGTCGACGCGCTGGCGCTCCGGGACATGGAGGCGACGGCGCGCCGGGCGTTCCCCGACGAACCGGCCTACCCCGTCGAACACAGCGAGGACGTCGTCGCCCGCCTCCGCGAGGAACTGACCGCCGCGCGCGACCAGCGCGCCACCCGCCGGAAGCGGGCGCTCGCAGACGACCTCGCAGAGATGCGCGAGGATGCCGCGGCGCTGGTCGACGCGGCGCTGGAACTCGACGTGGAACTGGCAATCGCCCGCTTCGCCGCGGACTTCGACTGCACGATGCCCGACCTCACGGAATCCGAGGGGGTCGCCATCGAGGGCGGGCGCTCGCCGCTGCTCGACGTGCCCTTCGACGAAGTCGAACCGGTCGACTACGCCGTCGAGGGTGTGACGGTCCTCTCGGGGGTCAACAGCGGCGGGAAGACCTCGACGCTGGACCTCGTCGCGCTGGTGACGACGCTGGCCCACATGGGCCTGCCCGTCCCCGCGGAGTCGGCCCGCGTCGGCCGCGTCTCGGAACTCCACTACCATGCCAAGACGCAGGGCACGCTCGACGCCGGCGCGTTCGAGGCGACGCTCCGGGAGTTCGGCGGGCTCGTGACGGACGTGAGCGCCGACCGGCCGGTGATGGTGCTCGTCGACGAACTCGAATCCATCACCGAACCCGGCGCGGCGGCGACCATCATCGCCGGTATCCTCGAATCCCTGAGCGAGCGCGAGGCGACGGCCGTCTTCGTCTCCCACCTCGCCGAGGACATCCGCGACGCGGCCGAGTCCGACCTCG encodes:
- a CDS encoding helix-hairpin-helix domain-containing protein; this encodes MELESVPGVGAKTAAALRELDDPEAALRDGDVASLARAPGISEGRAARIARGAIRAEHDDPGGFAATKRAREIHEDALALLTDRTVTDYAAKRLATIYPSGVRSRIEEVRAFAEAAMEREPDAAVLDALSAVEPLAEPGDVQVRDRCLATRDAERYADAQAAIPEVSVEVVDDARQLAELARSYSTVVALDEAFAGVDIEGDVRVEPDALEEPASVVPERVLTFFARNRDRIRAAAEVHRVADLDAPCDLDTLLSALDQLDEDGSVSGDEELDRLATAVDDLDAAVSTAESVANDHLREAIEEQDVTIEGTDLLSLVERGAGVDSLLQRELADEYAAAVEKARDHLVDALALRDMEATARRAFPDEPAYPVEHSEDVVARLREELTAARDQRATRRKRALADDLAEMREDAAALVDAALELDVELAIARFAADFDCTMPDLTESEGVAIEGGRSPLLDVPFDEVEPVDYAVEGVTVLSGVNSGGKTSTLDLVALVTTLAHMGLPVPAESARVGRVSELHYHAKTQGTLDAGAFEATLREFGGLVTDVSADRPVMVLVDELESITEPGAAATIIAGILESLSEREATAVFVSHLAEDIRDAAESDLAVDGIEAEGLVDGELRVNRSPVKGKLARSTPELIVEKLADDGDDDGFYGDLLSKFE